A single region of the Eremothecium gossypii ATCC 10895 chromosome V, complete sequence genome encodes:
- the MET22 gene encoding 3'(2'),5'-bisphosphate nucleotidase (Syntenic homolog of Saccharomyces cerevisiae YOL064C (MET22)), translated as MSYEKELRVAVQAVRKASLLTKRIQSQITSNKGLSSFTKDDNSPVTIGDFGAQAVIINAIKVHFPDDKVVAEETSEGYSDELMEQVLSEIRGADSEFGAVLGDVATEVPLTNSRFPLTSGVQVRAAIDAGNHTGGREGRFWCLDPIDGTKGFLRGAQYAVCLALVVEGVVRLGVIGCPNLQLAPFGLQDPAPAPLGYLFKAVDGSGSFYGSTTSDVWSPAAVRRLAHSSEMVALEGYEKTHSAHDAQAVIKESLGMTRSHQLDSQAKYCLLAAGLGDLYLRLPLSLAYQEKIWDHAAGNVIVREAGGVHTDAVLGQPLDFGAGRTLLTKGVIASCGPASVHEHVVSISSDVIKNR; from the coding sequence ATGTCATACGAAAAAGAATTGCGGGTAGCCGTGCAAGCAGTGCGTAAGGCATCGCTATTAACTAAGAGAATCCAATCTCAGATCACTTCCAACAAAGGCCTCTCCTCATTTACTAAGGATGACAACTCGCCGGTAACAATCGGCGATTTTGGCGCGCAGGCCGTGATCATTAACGCTATCAAGGTACACTTTCCGGATGACAAGGTGGTGGCCGAAGAAACCAGCGAAGGTTACAGCGACGAGCTCATGGAGCAGGTGCTGAGCGAAATTCGCGGTGCCGACAGCGAGTTTGGCGCGGTTCTAGGCGATGTTGCAACAGAGGTGCCCCTCACCAATTCGCGATTCCCGCTCACGAGCGGGGTTCAAGTGCGTGCTGCTATCGACGCCGGGAATCACACTGGTGGACGCGAGGGCCGCTTCTGGTGCCTGGACCCGATAGATGGCACCAAAGGATTCCTCAGGGGCGCACAGTATGCCGTGTGCCTGGCGCTCGTGGTCGAAGGTGTCGTGCGCCTTGGCGTCATCGGCTGCCCTAacctgcagctggcgccCTTCGGCCTCCAGGACCCGGCTCCCGCGCCGCTGGGCTACTTATTCAAGGCTGTCGACGGCTCCGGGTCTTTCTACGGCTCCACTACCTCCGACGTCTGGAGCCCAGCCGCTGTGCGCCGCCTCGCGCATTCTTCGGAAATGGTCGCTCTCGAGGGCTACGAAAAAACACACTCGGCGCACGACGCCCAGGCAGTCATCAAAGAATCTCTTGGCATGACGCGGTCACACCAGCTTGACTCCCAGGCCAAGTACTGTCTGCTCGCCGCCGGCTTGGGCGACCTTTACCTGCGCCTTCCTCTCAGCCTCGCCTACCAGGAAAAGATCTGGGACCACGCGGCAGGGAATGTAATTGTGCGCGAGGCTGGCGGCGTGCATACTGACGCAGTCTTAGGCCAGCCACTCGACTTCGGCGCCGGCAGAACTCTTTTAACTAAAGGCGTCATCGCCAGCTGCGGTCCAGCGTCTGTCCACGAGCACGTGGTTTCAATATCGTCAGACGTGATTAAAAACCGTTGA
- the SLM3 gene encoding tRNA-5-taurinomethyluridine 2-sulfurtransferase (Syntenic homolog of Saccharomyces cerevisiae YDL033C (SLM3)) yields MYKSFIDICARRQTAGYRLPRVPSTHDNIIVAMSGGVDSSVCAALYAHFPKVRGLYMQNWSQTSGSGPVEGKAEPCYEQDWKDIEKVGAYLNIPVERVNFERDYWLDVFEPMLQRYQQGYTPNPDIGCNRFVKFGALREHLDKEYGRGNYWLVTGHYARILSPQTRRETHLLRSHYAPKDQSYYLSQVGREALADLLMPMGFLTKPEVRQWAAELHLPNATKPDSQGICFVNNSQHGRFQNFLQEYLPSSVGHIVTVEEESGTRRIWGQHRGIWSYTIGQRVGISLPQGDPKYQGAWYVSHKDPKTNTIEIVKGRDNRALYKDTLSVSDFESLVPPEDLASTLEAAMTNGELYMQFRSLQQAVKVTRLQLQDSGFELQLATAQRAMAPGQYCCLYHNDRVLGSGTVRATF; encoded by the coding sequence ATGTATAAGAGTTTTATTGACATATGCGCTCGGAGGCAAACGGCAGGCTACCGCCTGCCCCGTGTTCCGTCTACACATGACAACATAATTGTGGCAATGTCAGGCGGCGTGGACTCTTCAGTATGTGCTGCTTTATACGCTCACTTCCCAAAAGTCCGTGGGCTCTACATGCAGAACTGGTCGCAGACGTCGGGCTCAGGGCCTGTAGAGGGTAAGGCCGAACCTTGTTACGAGCAAGATTGGAAGGATATTGAGAAAGTGGGCGCGTACCTTAATATTCCCGTCGAGAGAGTCAATTTCGAACGGGACTACTGGCTGGATGTTTTCGAGCCTATGTTACAACGGTATCAACAGGGTTATACTCCGAACCCAGATATTGGCTGCAACAGGTTTGTAAAGTTTGGAGCGTTGCGGGAGCACCTGGACAAGGAGTATGGACGCGGCAACTACTGGCTGGTAACAGGCCACTATGCGCGAATCCTATCCCCCCAGACTCGCAGAGAGACCCACCTGCTGCGGAGCCATTATGCGCCAAAGGACCAAAGTTACTACTTATCCCAAGTCGGGCGGGAGGCCCTCGCGGACCTCTTAATGCCCATGGGATTTCTAACAAAACCGGAAGTCCGACAATGGGCCGCAGAATTACACCTGCCCAACGCAACAAAGCCGGATTCCCAGGGTATCTGCTTCGTTAACAACAGCCAGCACGGTCGGTTCCAAAATTTTTTGCAAGAATACTTACCCAGCAGCGTTGGCCACATTGTTAcggtggaggaggaaaGTGGCACACGTCGCATATGGGGCCAGCACCGTGGCATTTGGTCATATACCATTGGACAGAGGGTCGGCATATCCCTTCCCCAAGGAGACCCCAAGTACCAGGGCGCCTGGTACGTGAGTCACAAGGACCCCAAGACAAATACTATAGAGATCGTGAAAGGTAGAGACAACCGTGCCCTCTACAAGGACACTTTGTCGGTTTCCGATTTTGAATCTTTGGTGCCTCCCGAGGACTTGGCAAGTACTTTGGAGGCAGCCATGACTAATGGCGAGTTATACATGCAGTTCCGTTCCTTGCAGCAAGCCGTAAAAGTCACGAGGTTACAGCTTCAAGACAGTGGGTTTGAACTCCAGTTGGCTaccgcgcagcgcgcgaTGGCTCCTGGCCAATACTGCTGCCTCTACCACAATGACCGAGTCCTCGGCAGTGGCACAGTTAGGGCTACTTTCTGA